Proteins from a genomic interval of Leptospira kanakyensis:
- a CDS encoding FtsB family cell division protein yields the protein MTPTKASLLVTYICAGLYLGLLSESGVAERMRLEKELQNLNAEVERLVVENQGLEEKERRLKNDAYALEQEARKYYLLSETAHVLKFEESISQAPEKPKVIPTSLRTAGLSGEWKEPPLFLLRFFFISFSVFLILGVYFKLKRLQPMSNHKRLN from the coding sequence ATGACACCAACGAAAGCCTCCTTACTTGTAACTTATATTTGTGCTGGTCTCTATCTCGGACTTTTGTCCGAGTCGGGGGTTGCCGAACGTATGCGCCTTGAGAAAGAATTACAAAATCTCAATGCAGAGGTAGAGAGGCTTGTGGTCGAAAACCAAGGGTTGGAAGAAAAAGAACGCCGCCTAAAAAATGACGCTTATGCCTTAGAACAGGAAGCTAGGAAGTATTATCTACTTTCTGAAACGGCACATGTATTGAAATTTGAAGAATCAATCTCGCAAGCACCGGAAAAACCCAAGGTGATTCCTACTTCTTTACGGACAGCTGGCCTCAGTGGGGAATGGAAAGAACCTCCCCTCTTTTTATTACGTTTCTTTTTTATTTCTTTCAGTGTTTTCCTGATTCTAGGCGTTTACTTTAAGCTGAAACGCTTGCAACCTATGTCTAATCACAAAAGACTGAATTAA
- the eno gene encoding phosphopyruvate hydratase, protein MSQKDSIRSVKAREIMDSRGNPTVEVDVTLEDGSFGRAAVPSGASTGEHEAVELRDGDKKRYSGKGVLKAVENVNSKISKSILGLSATNQLLIDGTMISLDGTANKSKLGANALLGVSMAVAKAAAAHTGLPLYRYIGGTFARELPVPMMNIINGGAHADNNIDFQEFMILPVSAPNFREALRMGAEVFHSLKSVLKGKGLNTAVGDEGGFAPNLTSNSEAIEVILTAIEKVGYKPDLDIKIGLDCAASEFYDEKKKKYVLKAEKKPEKTAEELVEYYSNLVSKYPIITMEDGLDENDWTGWKKLSEKLGKKIQLVGDDLFVTNIKKLAQGIDKGIGNSILIKVNQIGTLTETLSAIEMAKKAQYTAVVSHRSGETEDATISHIAVATNSGQIKTGSLSRTDRIAKYNELLRIEEELGKNATYSGVNTFYNLR, encoded by the coding sequence ATGTCCCAAAAAGATAGCATTCGTTCCGTCAAAGCCCGTGAAATCATGGATTCCAGAGGAAATCCAACCGTTGAAGTGGATGTCACACTCGAAGACGGTTCCTTTGGTCGTGCGGCGGTTCCCTCTGGTGCGTCAACTGGTGAACACGAAGCCGTAGAACTTCGTGACGGTGATAAAAAAAGATACTCCGGAAAAGGTGTACTCAAAGCCGTAGAAAATGTAAATTCTAAAATTTCCAAATCCATCTTAGGCCTTTCGGCAACAAACCAACTCCTCATCGATGGAACTATGATTTCCCTAGATGGAACAGCCAATAAATCTAAGTTAGGTGCCAATGCACTTCTTGGGGTTTCTATGGCTGTGGCAAAAGCGGCCGCTGCACATACAGGCCTTCCACTCTATCGTTATATCGGAGGAACCTTTGCTCGTGAACTTCCAGTTCCTATGATGAATATCATCAATGGTGGTGCTCACGCAGATAACAATATCGACTTTCAAGAATTTATGATTCTCCCTGTATCGGCTCCCAATTTCCGCGAAGCCCTTCGGATGGGTGCGGAAGTTTTCCATAGTTTAAAGTCTGTTCTCAAAGGAAAAGGACTGAATACCGCTGTGGGTGACGAAGGTGGATTTGCTCCAAACCTAACTAGCAATAGTGAAGCCATTGAGGTCATCCTAACTGCCATTGAAAAGGTTGGATACAAACCGGACCTTGATATCAAAATTGGTTTGGACTGCGCTGCTTCTGAGTTCTACGATGAGAAGAAAAAGAAATATGTTCTCAAAGCGGAGAAAAAACCAGAAAAGACTGCAGAAGAACTGGTAGAATACTACTCAAATTTAGTGTCCAAGTATCCGATCATTACCATGGAAGACGGCCTAGATGAAAACGATTGGACAGGCTGGAAAAAACTTTCCGAAAAACTGGGAAAAAAGATCCAACTTGTGGGGGATGATTTGTTCGTAACCAATATCAAAAAACTCGCCCAAGGGATCGATAAAGGGATTGGTAACTCCATCCTCATCAAAGTGAACCAAATCGGAACACTCACAGAAACCCTCAGTGCCATTGAAATGGCGAAAAAAGCCCAGTATACGGCTGTGGTTTCCCATAGATCTGGAGAAACGGAAGATGCGACCATTTCCCATATCGCTGTGGCAACCAATTCCGGTCAGATCAAAACAGGATCACTCAGCAGAACAGACCGAATTGCAAAATACAACGAACTCCTTCGCATCGAAGAAGAACTCGGTAAAAATGCGACTTATAGCGGAGTAAATACTTTTTACAACCTAAGGTAA
- the lepA gene encoding translation elongation factor 4 — translation MNERQKFTRNFSIIAHVDHGKSTLADRLLEIGLVTDQRTKKDQILDSMDIERERGITIKANNASFDYHAKDGNIYHLNLIDTPGHVDFTYEVSRSLAACEGVLLIVDASQGVEAQTLANLYLAMDLDLRIIPVINKIDLPSADIDKCKLMIEESLGLNPDEAIPISAKTGLNVQDVLEAISYLLPPPKGDVDAPLKALIYDSFFDTYMGVVAKVRLYDGKLRKGEMIHMMNIGRQFTVTEVGINRLSMVACEELQAGDVGYVVAGMKKMGDAKTGDTITHANRQTAEDVKGFKDAKPMVFAGLFPINGEDFDALVDAIEKLKLNDSALTFERENSAALGFGFRVGYLGLLHMEIVQERLEREFNLALITTAPSVKFRITTTKDDVIEVDNPSKWPDPILIGKSEEPFVKATIIAPESYVGNIMSLVIEKRGIHMDTVYLSKDKLQLTYELPLAELIFEFYDKLKSYTKGYASLDYEEVGYRDSKLVRMDILVNGEPVDALSSIVHKSKAEERGRVIIEKLKDLIPRHQFMIPLQAAIGSKVVARESISALRKNVTAKCYGGDISRKKKLLEKQKEGKKRMKQIGNVEIPQEAFLSILKTGD, via the coding sequence GTGAACGAACGCCAAAAATTCACCCGCAATTTTTCCATCATCGCCCATGTCGACCATGGAAAATCCACTCTGGCGGATCGTTTGCTTGAGATTGGTCTTGTCACCGACCAAAGGACAAAAAAAGACCAAATCCTCGATTCCATGGACATCGAAAGAGAACGTGGGATTACCATCAAAGCGAACAATGCGTCCTTCGATTACCATGCCAAAGATGGAAATATTTATCACCTAAATTTAATTGATACCCCAGGCCACGTGGACTTTACGTACGAAGTGTCTCGTTCCCTGGCTGCCTGCGAAGGGGTTCTTCTCATTGTGGATGCAAGCCAAGGGGTGGAAGCCCAAACTTTGGCGAATTTATATTTAGCGATGGATTTAGATCTTCGCATAATTCCCGTTATTAACAAAATCGATCTTCCTTCTGCTGATATTGACAAATGTAAATTGATGATCGAAGAGTCGTTGGGCTTAAATCCCGACGAGGCCATCCCGATTTCTGCAAAAACAGGACTGAACGTACAAGATGTTTTAGAGGCTATTTCTTACCTCCTTCCACCTCCTAAAGGGGATGTGGATGCTCCACTCAAAGCACTGATCTACGATTCCTTCTTTGATACCTATATGGGTGTTGTCGCAAAAGTTCGGTTATATGATGGAAAACTTCGTAAAGGCGAAATGATCCATATGATGAACATTGGCCGCCAGTTTACTGTGACTGAAGTGGGAATCAACCGACTTTCCATGGTAGCTTGCGAAGAACTCCAAGCAGGTGACGTAGGTTATGTGGTCGCTGGTATGAAAAAGATGGGAGATGCCAAAACAGGGGACACAATCACCCATGCCAATAGACAAACGGCGGAAGATGTCAAAGGATTTAAAGATGCAAAACCTATGGTATTTGCAGGGTTATTTCCCATTAATGGGGAAGACTTTGACGCCCTTGTAGATGCCATCGAAAAACTAAAGTTAAACGATTCGGCTCTCACATTTGAAAGAGAAAATTCTGCAGCCCTTGGGTTTGGATTTCGTGTGGGTTACTTGGGACTTCTTCATATGGAAATTGTCCAAGAACGTTTGGAAAGAGAATTTAATTTAGCCCTTATTACCACAGCTCCATCAGTTAAATTTCGAATCACAACGACAAAGGATGATGTGATCGAAGTGGATAACCCTAGCAAATGGCCCGATCCCATATTAATTGGGAAATCTGAAGAACCTTTTGTCAAAGCCACCATCATCGCTCCCGAATCGTACGTCGGAAATATCATGTCCCTTGTGATTGAAAAACGAGGAATCCATATGGATACGGTTTATCTCTCCAAAGACAAACTCCAACTCACCTATGAACTCCCTTTAGCAGAACTTATCTTTGAATTCTACGATAAACTCAAATCTTATACCAAAGGCTATGCCTCTTTGGATTACGAAGAAGTGGGGTATCGAGATTCCAAACTCGTGCGGATGGATATCCTAGTGAATGGGGAACCAGTGGATGCACTCTCCTCGATTGTCCACAAATCCAAAGCGGAAGAACGGGGGCGGGTCATCATTGAAAAATTAAAAGACCTGATCCCTCGCCATCAGTTTATGATTCCATTGCAAGCGGCTATTGGTTCCAAAGTGGTAGCCCGAGAAAGTATTTCTGCCCTTCGTAAAAACGTAACTGCCAAGTGTTACGGTGGGGACATTTCTCGTAAGAAAAAACTTCTGGAGAAACAAAAAGAAGGAAAGAAACGTATGAAACAAATTGGAAACGTAGAAATCCCTCAGGAAGCCTTCTTATCCATTTTAAAAACCGGGGACTAG